A window of Desulfobulbus oralis genomic DNA:
CTTTGTGATGTTGCTATGTTCCGCAACAAGATAGGGATAAAGGAAATCTTTATTCATGATAATACTTAGTCTACGCATGCCACCTTTGCATCTCATATTCCCTACTGTGTCTGAAAGATATGTGATGCTATTACTCCCACTGGTGTGTAACTGCTTTGTTCCGCTCAGCGCTCCATGTTTGTAGCTACAATGGTTTGATCCAGTGAGCATAAACCCGAAGATGAGCGGAGAACTCTGAATTTCAAATTCCACACACAATGGATTTGTGGGTGGAAGTTGGGAAAGTTGCAACACGAGTCCCGGTCTGAGCATAAAAGAATCGGTTCCGCAGGTTCGGTAAAAACCAGGACCAGCGAAGAGTGTCAAATCTTGTCCTAATCCCATACTTTCCTCAACGACCCCGGCGATACCCCGCTGGGGATATTTTTTGACCCTTCCACGGTTAGCAAGACTCCTTTTTTTAGTTTAATGAAAAAAACATCAAATTCAATTAAAAGCAGCACACGTCCGGAAAGGAGACAGGCCATGCGACACCATATTTTTGGAGGGATCCTAAGTTTTTTTCTTCTATTCGAAAGCGCCCATGCGGCAGAATCACAGCTGCAACCCGCTGATACCTACATGCTGGAAACGATCACCGTTACCGCTACTAAGCGTGAACAGACGCTCCGGGAGATTGCAGGCAGCGTCTCCACAGCTTCGGATATCGATCTGGAAAATCAGGGGGCTGAAACCCTGCAGGACGCCACAAAAATATTTCCCAACGTCCACATGAAAAGCACCAGTTCCGGTAACGAAATTGTCATTCGCGGCATGTCCACCTGGGATACGGCATTGCAGTCTCCTGCGGGGCTTTATGTGGATGGGGTCCCGTATCCCTTGTCATACATGCAAAACATTTATCTCCATGAAATAGAAAGCGTTGAGGTAATGCGTGGTCCGCAGGGGACGCTTTATGGCAGGAACAGCGAGTCAGGAGTAATCAACTTGGTACGGCGTACACCGGACAATTGGTTGCGAGGTTCGCTTTTTACGGAATTAGGAAGTCATGACACTTTGCGTCTGGGAGCTTCCGCGGCCGGACCATTGATTGAAGACAAAATATACTTTTCAGGAAGCTATCTTCGCCATCAAACGGATGGCTTTGTCCTCAACGAATATAAACAGAAAGATCAGGCGGCACGGCACAAGGCTGATTCGGGACGAGTGGTGTTACGACTCACCCCTACGGATGCGTTGGATGTACGCATGTCATTGGATGCCACACACAGTGACGATGGTATAGGCAGTATGCGCCTGTCCACCGGCCCATACCGTAGCGGACGGTATAAAATTCGCTCCGACGCCCCAGACGAAGCTTCGTCTGATCTTGTGATTCCTGCGTTCACCATCACACATACTGGAGAGTATGTTAGAACGACATCAATAACCAGTTATTTAGATTATAAATACAAGATGTTGTCTGATCTCGACAGAACGCCTTTGCCTCAAGGCGAGTCCGAGATAAACATTAATCAATGCAATATCTCGGAAGAGCTGCGCTTTTCTTCCGTAGGTAAGCAGAGGCTTTCTTGGGTAGCTGGGCTCTTTGCGGGAAAAACTCCCATGACTACGAATGTAAACCGGATTCTCCGACAGTCCGCCGCAACCACATATCTGCATACAGACTACACGGAAACAACTGGAGCACTTTTCGGGCAGGGCACCTATGCCATTACGGACGTTTTTCGGTTGACCGCAGGCCTACGAACTGAATATACCAACTTAGACGGTGAACAAACATATAAAACCACTGCAGGGAATCGTATGTATGAAAAAGATTTTGATTATACTGAATTCCTTCCTATGGTTTCAACCTCTCTCGATGTTACAGACAATCTGACTACGTATGCATCATGGTCTCAAGGCTATCTACCAGGAGGATTTAATGTTTTTTCATACAGTTCAAAAGATACATTTTATTATAATCCTGAATACAGCACAAATTACGAAATTGGGTTGAAAACGCAATGGATGGATAACAAATTACAAGCCAATGTTTCCGCTTTTTATTCTGACATCAGAGACAAACAGGTTCGGGAAGAAGTTCCATCTGCAGGCATCGGTACATGGAAATTCACAAATTCTGCAAAGGCTCATACCTCAGGCATTGAGCTAGAGGTCAGGTTGTACCCACTTGAGGGCTGGGAGTTGCGTAGTGGCGTTGGATATGCTCGTTCTGAAATTGACGACTGGATGGTGTCTACTCCAAGTGGTGGAATAAAAAACTACAGCGGCAATCGTCTGACTTGGGCACCAGAGCTCACTTATCACCTAGGTGTTGGTTATATACATCCATCCGGATTTTTCGCACAGACTGAATATCTCGGATCTGGGAAACAATATTTCGATGCTGAAAATACACTTAGCGATCCTGGATATAATACAGTAAATCTTCAATTCGGATACCGTGGAGAAAATCTTACCGTGGCTATTTGGGGGAAGAATATCTTTGATACACATTATATAACAAAGAAACTTGTGGCTAATGGTAACAAAATTGAGGAGGACGGCAATCCCTTCAGTTTCGGTACAACTGTTTCATGGAGTTTTTAGAATGCACGATGAAAAAAAAATTGCATCCGAACATTCTACGTCACCGGATGTTTCAATCCTCACAGAATGGATGCTCGGCTCAGTGCGCACAGCCTTGCTTGATCTGGCCATTGAGCTGGAATTACCCGATATTCTTCACAAGACGGGTACGCTGGAAGGTATAGCAGCACACCTCGGTAATCCGCATGCTGAAAATCTCGCTCATGTCCTTGATGCTATGGCAGCTCTCGGCCTTGCCTCAAAAAAGAATGGGATCTACGCCAATTCTGCACTTGCCGAAATGTATCTTCGCAAAGAAACCAATACCTACCTAGGCCACCTGATGCGTAGACTCCAGGCCATGCAGCACCGGAATCTCCGTAACATGAAGGAACTGCTCTATTTTGGGCCGCAGCCGGTAAAAGAAGATGATCGTATTGACGGAAAAAATCTGTGGAAAAAATCTAGCCGCGACATGATTGCTTACCAACAGGGCGAGGTATCGCGCAGACTGGCGGACATGGCGGTGTCGCTGCCAGAATTTTGGCATTTCCGCCATATGCTCGATCTTGGATGCGGACCAGGTATTATTGGTTTGTCTATCATGGGCCGTAATACAGCATTACGGGGAGCATTCTGCGATTTGCCGCCTGTACTGGAGTTGGCCCGAAAGGAGGTCGAGGCTGCGGGTATGAAAGAGCGTGCGGAGTTCTATCCCGGTGATTACAACCAGATCGACTTTGGATGTGGCTATGATTGCATATGGGCTGGACAGAGCCTGTATTTTGTGAAAGACCTCCCTGCATTCATGAAAAAGCTGCTGGACGCCCTGAACCCCGGTGGAGTCTTTGTCAGTCTGCACGAGGGACTGAATCGAGAGCGCACCGCCCCGGAGAAGGTGGTTATTTCCCGCCTCTCTCTGGCGTTGGAAGGCCAAGATGTTTCGTTCGAGGAGGGGCGCATAGCTGGGCTGGCACTTGAGGCTGGTTTCGCCTCTCTGGAACGGCGAACTATCAACATGCTTTTTGGTGAAAATGAAGTGGCAATCCTGCGTAAGTCCGGGACATTGACGGAAGGTGCGGCATGAACATCCGTTCGTGCGCGTCCGCGCTTCTTCTTGCTTGGGTGGTCTACGGGGGCTGGACTATCTCTGTCGCGGCGCAACCTCCCCTACGCCTTGCCGGTCCACCCGTGCGCGAGGCCATTCCGCTAGTGTTAATGCACACTCTACCTCCCCACGTACCAGGAAGGGAAGGGGCTGTGTTCACGCCCTGGAATTCACCAGAGCAGCTTCGCGCTCTCATCGCCAAAGGAAAGGTAGATGTGGCACTCATGACGGTGGCGTCCGCCGCCGCGTTGCACAGAGGTGGAGAGGTGGTTCCCTTTTTCAGACAGTTTGGCGGCAAGTTTAAGGTGGGCTTGTGTCATAGTTAAGCCACCAAGACAAGTTCCCGCTCTCCGGCATAGCCGGGCAGAGGAAGTTGCCAATATGCCTCATCCGGGGTACGGCTGTCCAGCGAGGAATGAGGACGTTTGCTGTTGTAGTAATCAATCCAATGTTTCAACCCTTGCCTGAGTTCCCTGCCGTCAGCAAAGGCATGCAGATACACGCATTCGTATTTCAGGGAACGCCACAAGCGCTCTATCATCACATTGTCGCGCCAGCTTCCCTTGCCGTCCATGGAAATGCGAACTCCGGCAGCCTGCAGGGTGCCAACGAAGTCATCGCTCGTAAACTGGCTGCCCTGATCCGTATTAAAAATATCTGGCGCGCCATAACGGTCCAGGGCTTCTTCAAGCGCCTCAATACAAAAATCAGCCTCCAGAGTGTTGGACAAACGCCAGGACAAAACCTTGCGGCTGGCCCAGTCCATCACGGCTACCAGGTAAAAAAAGCCGCGCTGCATTGGAATGTAACTGATATCCGCAGTCCATACCTGGCCGGACCGATTGATCTGCAGGCCGCGCAACAGATAGGGAAATACCCTGTGGTGCGGATGCGGTCTGGAAGTGTTGGCCTTCTGGTAGATGGCTCTCAGGCCCATCAATCCCATCAGACGGCGGATTCGTTTACGGCCAACCCGATAGCCTGCACGCCGTAAATGACGCATCATCTGCCGGGCTCCATACCAGGGCGTGTGCAGATATTGTTCGTCGATGAGTCGCATCAGGCGCAGGTTCTCCTCGCTTTCTCCAGTCGGGCGATGGTACCAGCCCGAGCGTGACAGGGCCAGCAAACGGCATTGCCTGGAAATGCTGAGCTGTTCATGGTTTGGATCAACCAGTTTTTTCCTTCTCTCGCAGCTCAGCGACAGCGCTCGAAGGCATTGGCCAAAAAATCACGTTCCACCGTGAGTTGGCCAATTTTGGCATGAAGCTCCTTGATCTGCGCCTCTGAGGTCTTGCTTTTGCGTTCGCTGGCGCCAGCAAAGGCAGCGGCCATATTGTCCATGGCCTGACGCTTCCAGCTGGTGATCAGGTTGGGATGGAGTTCGTAGCGGCTGGCCAGTTCGGCAATGGTCTGCCCGCCACGAATCGCCTCCAGAGCAATCTTAGCCTTAAACTCGGCTGAAAAGCGTCTGCGTCGTGTGGTACTCATGGGTGTCGCTCCTGATTTGGGATGTGCAACCCACCTTAACACTCTGTCCAATTTTCAGGGGCCACCTCTCACAACAAGGGCGTGCACTGCACTGTAGTGGCCGTATTTTCCGGTCCAGCTTGGATTGTTTCCACGAATCAGGAATTTTCTAGCGTGAACATGCTGAATGGGGAGGAGATTCTGTTGCCTTTCGGGCCAGGGGAAATGCCGGAAGTTGTGTTACGCATACTCATGAAAAAACAC
This region includes:
- a CDS encoding TonB-dependent receptor, which codes for MRHHIFGGILSFFLLFESAHAAESQLQPADTYMLETITVTATKREQTLREIAGSVSTASDIDLENQGAETLQDATKIFPNVHMKSTSSGNEIVIRGMSTWDTALQSPAGLYVDGVPYPLSYMQNIYLHEIESVEVMRGPQGTLYGRNSESGVINLVRRTPDNWLRGSLFTELGSHDTLRLGASAAGPLIEDKIYFSGSYLRHQTDGFVLNEYKQKDQAARHKADSGRVVLRLTPTDALDVRMSLDATHSDDGIGSMRLSTGPYRSGRYKIRSDAPDEASSDLVIPAFTITHTGEYVRTTSITSYLDYKYKMLSDLDRTPLPQGESEININQCNISEELRFSSVGKQRLSWVAGLFAGKTPMTTNVNRILRQSAATTYLHTDYTETTGALFGQGTYAITDVFRLTAGLRTEYTNLDGEQTYKTTAGNRMYEKDFDYTEFLPMVSTSLDVTDNLTTYASWSQGYLPGGFNVFSYSSKDTFYYNPEYSTNYEIGLKTQWMDNKLQANVSAFYSDIRDKQVREEVPSAGIGTWKFTNSAKAHTSGIELEVRLYPLEGWELRSGVGYARSEIDDWMVSTPSGGIKNYSGNRLTWAPELTYHLGVGYIHPSGFFAQTEYLGSGKQYFDAENTLSDPGYNTVNLQFGYRGENLTVAIWGKNIFDTHYITKKLVANGNKIEEDGNPFSFGTTVSWSF
- a CDS encoding IS3 family transposase (programmed frameshift) is translated as MSTTRRRRFSAEFKAKIALEAIRGGQTIAELASRYELHPNLITSWKRQAMDNMAAAFAGASERKSKTSEAQIKELHAKIGQLTVERDFLANGLRALSLSCERRKKLVDPNHEQLSISRQCRLLALSRSGWYHRPTGESEENLRLMRLIDEQYLHTPWYGARQMMRHLRRAGYRVGRKRIRRLMGLMGLRAIYQKANTSRPHPHHRVFPYLLRGLQINRSGQVWTADISYIPMQRGFFYLVAVMDWASRKVLSWRLSNTLEADFCIEALEEALDRYGAPDIFNTDQGSQFTSDDFVGTLQAAGVRISMDGKGSWRDNVMIERLWRSLKYECVYLHAFADGRELRQGLKHWIDYYNSKRPHSSLDSRTPDEAYWQLPLPGYAGERELVLVA
- a CDS encoding class I SAM-dependent methyltransferase, which translates into the protein MHDEKKIASEHSTSPDVSILTEWMLGSVRTALLDLAIELELPDILHKTGTLEGIAAHLGNPHAENLAHVLDAMAALGLASKKNGIYANSALAEMYLRKETNTYLGHLMRRLQAMQHRNLRNMKELLYFGPQPVKEDDRIDGKNLWKKSSRDMIAYQQGEVSRRLADMAVSLPEFWHFRHMLDLGCGPGIIGLSIMGRNTALRGAFCDLPPVLELARKEVEAAGMKERAEFYPGDYNQIDFGCGYDCIWAGQSLYFVKDLPAFMKKLLDALNPGGVFVSLHEGLNRERTAPEKVVISRLSLALEGQDVSFEEGRIAGLALEAGFASLERRTINMLFGENEVAILRKSGTLTEGAA